From one Chanodichthys erythropterus isolate Z2021 chromosome 3, ASM2448905v1, whole genome shotgun sequence genomic stretch:
- the LOC137014057 gene encoding zinc finger BED domain-containing protein 5-like, whose product MQWWLLGKRSAEDDNPSSSTGPNCTKRKTRKYSEEYLSFGFTSVGPADNPTPVCVLCSETLANEALKPCKLRSHLETKHGSFASKPREFFENKLKDYQHRKKVIESTCVTGGENEKAVTASYEVSRLIATSGKPHTIGEHLILPAAKQMVSIMLGNSAAKQLNSISLSNNTIDESTDIAGMANLLAFVRYDCDGEIEENFLFCRPLHSNATAGAIFDILNDFMISNDIDWTKCVGLSTDGARAMLGRHSGVVKRVRDVAPLLTHVHCCIHREALAAKRMPMDLKTVLDDAVRMVNYVKSRPLQARLFSLLCEEMGSEHRQLLLHTEVRWLSRGRVLTRLFQLRDEVRTFFIDSKFELADRLCDFEWLCKLAYLADIFSHLNGLNLALQGTAVTMFHVQNKIEATIKKFDLWGKRIARANYESFENLSDFLSKRFARIERFVRMTRRELSDSRE is encoded by the exons ATGCAATGGTGGCTGCTCGGTAAAAGAAGTGCAGAGGATGACAATCCATCCTCATCAACTGGACCTAACTGCACTAAACGAAAAACTCGTAAGTACAGCGAGGAGTACTTGTCCTTTGGATTTACCAGTGTTGGTCCTGCTGACAACCCCACGCCTGTCTGTGTGCTATGCTCAGAGACCCTTGCTAATGAGGCACTGAAACCATGCAAGTTACGCAGTCACCTCGAAACAAAACATGGGTCGTTTGCCAGCAAGCCTCGagaattttttgaaaataaattgaaaGATTACCAACATCGTAAAAAAGTGATCGAGTCAACCTGTGTGACGGGTGGCGAAAATGAAAAGGCAGTGACAGCATCGTATGAGGTATCAAGACTGATAGCTACATCTGGAAAGCCCCACACCATAGGTGAACACTTAATTTTACCAGCCGCTAAGCAGATGGTCAGCATAATGCTGGGAAACAGTGCAGCTAAGCAACTTAACTCGATTTCTCTATCAAACAACAC AATCGATGAGTCCACAGACATCGCGGGTATGGCGAATTTGCTCGCATTCGTTAGGTATGACTGTGATGGAGAAATTGAGGAAAACTTTCTTTTTTGCAGACCTTTACATTCAAACGCAACTGCTGGAGCTATTTTTGACATTCTGAACGATTTCATGATTTCCAATGACATCGACTGGACAAAGTGCGTTGGACTCAGCACCGATGGTGCTCGTGCTATGTTGGGCCGACACAGTGGAGTGGTGAAGCGAGTCAGAGACGTGGCCCCGCTGCTCACTCACGTACATTGCTGCATTCACAGAGAGGCACTGGCCGCTAAGAGAATGCCCATGGATTTAAAGACCGTTTTGGACGATGCTGTCAGAATGGTGAATTACGTTAAAAGTCGTCCACTTCAAGCACGTTTGTTTTCCCTTTTGTGTGAAGAGATGGGTAGCGAACACCGCCAGCTTTTACTACATACCGAAGTCCGCTGGCTCTCACGCGGCAGAGTGCTCACTCGGCTCTTCCAGTTACGTGACGAAGTCAGAACATTTTTCATTGATTCCAAATTTGAACTTGCAGACCGCCTATGTGATTTCGAATGGCTTTGTAAATTGGCCTACCTGGCAGACATTTTTAGCCACTTGAATGGACTCAATCTAGCCCTACAGGGGACAGCAGTAACAATGTTTCATGTGCAAAACAAAATAGAGGCAACCATAAAGAAATTTGATCTGTGGGGGAAAAGAATTGCCCGAGCCAACTACGAGTCCTTCGAAAACCTGTCCGACTTTTTGTCTAAGCGATtcgcgcgaattgagcgattcGTGCGAATgacgcggcgcgaattgagtgattcgcgcgaatga